From Selenomonas sp. AB3002, one genomic window encodes:
- a CDS encoding NERD domain-containing protein, producing the protein MAKFYPTMDQNFHGSDGEQIVYEALRQNLPDSYTVFHSFVWLGNEKQRRSEGEADFVILHPTLGILAIEVKAGGIAYTEGNWIQINRHTGEEKIIDPLGQAAESQHHIINLLRQKLPNLSPRPIVGRAVWFTSVILDRKLPLPPSASPAILLDETDLDTPEEGLKKVFDFWKENLGAGKTDLSAAQFTQVVDTLMPSFRIAPAISSIIRENRQQYVRMTGQQSAILEFLGEQPTASIHGPAGTGKTLLAVEKARMLSATGQKTLYLCFNEFLLESLRKAYPNDKYITFHNVRTLGQEILGRDDIPIEKIVSTFESYLDEEYDDSLWPYPNIIVDEAQDLSDTLLEHLAYLMEISGGVFYTFYDRNQAIMKKEPSKWIDEHADCRLVLYRNCRNTSEIAKLISGLVPVREESYINDIHGTMPKCSIYRDGKDLQTIAANFVKDMLKNGIKVEDIVILSIHRTETNPLHEIITLAGIPISEKREPGKIWFTSIRKFKGLEAQAVLIVDFRFSEVDSELSKRIFYVGCSRANAHLQVALYKDTEEIKDAELMKKLGMHKRLTKR; encoded by the coding sequence ATGGCTAAATTCTACCCCACTATGGACCAGAACTTCCACGGCAGCGACGGTGAACAGATAGTTTATGAGGCACTGAGGCAGAACCTTCCCGACAGCTACACTGTCTTCCACTCCTTCGTATGGCTGGGCAATGAAAAACAGCGGAGAAGCGAAGGTGAGGCCGATTTTGTCATCCTGCACCCGACGCTCGGTATCCTTGCCATCGAAGTGAAGGCCGGCGGCATTGCTTACACGGAAGGGAACTGGATACAAATCAACCGGCATACAGGTGAAGAGAAAATTATTGACCCTCTGGGGCAGGCAGCGGAGAGCCAGCACCACATCATCAACCTGCTGCGCCAAAAGCTGCCGAACCTCTCCCCCCGCCCCATCGTAGGCCGAGCAGTCTGGTTCACCTCGGTGATTCTGGACAGGAAACTGCCTCTTCCCCCATCGGCCTCCCCGGCTATACTTCTGGATGAGACAGACCTAGACACCCCTGAAGAAGGACTAAAGAAAGTCTTTGACTTCTGGAAAGAAAACCTTGGGGCAGGCAAGACAGACCTTTCTGCTGCTCAATTCACCCAGGTAGTCGATACCCTTATGCCAAGTTTCCGTATAGCCCCCGCCATCAGCAGCATTATCAGGGAGAACCGTCAGCAATATGTGCGCATGACCGGCCAACAGTCCGCTATACTGGAATTTCTTGGAGAGCAACCTACCGCTTCAATCCACGGCCCAGCCGGGACAGGCAAGACACTTCTGGCCGTAGAAAAAGCCCGTATGCTCTCTGCTACGGGACAGAAAACCCTCTATCTCTGCTTCAACGAGTTTCTGCTGGAGTCCCTGCGAAAAGCATATCCAAACGATAAGTACATCACTTTCCACAACGTACGCACCCTCGGACAGGAGATTCTGGGTCGGGATGATATACCCATTGAGAAGATAGTGTCTACCTTTGAGAGCTATCTGGATGAGGAGTACGATGACAGCCTGTGGCCCTACCCCAACATTATCGTGGATGAAGCCCAGGATCTGAGCGATACCCTGCTGGAGCACCTGGCCTATCTCATGGAAATAAGCGGTGGCGTATTCTACACCTTCTACGACCGCAATCAGGCCATTATGAAGAAAGAGCCCTCCAAGTGGATTGACGAGCACGCCGACTGCCGCCTGGTACTTTATCGCAACTGCCGCAACACCTCAGAAATAGCCAAGCTCATCAGCGGCCTCGTGCCAGTGCGGGAGGAAAGCTATATCAACGACATCCATGGCACCATGCCAAAGTGCTCCATCTACAGGGATGGCAAGGACCTTCAGACCATTGCTGCCAACTTCGTCAAGGATATGCTGAAAAACGGTATCAAGGTTGAAGACATCGTAATCCTCAGCATCCACCGCACAGAAACCAATCCTCTTCACGAGATAATAACACTCGCCGGAATTCCAATTTCCGAGAAAAGGGAACCAGGCAAAATATGGTTCACCTCCATACGAAAATTCAAGGGGCTGGAAGCCCAGGCGGTGCTTATCGTGGATTTCAGGTTCAGCGAAGTTGACAGTGAACTGTCCAAACGTATTTTCTACGTCGGCTGCTCCAGAGCCAACGCCCATCTGCAGGTGGCGCTATACAAGGATACAGAGGAAATAAAAGATGCCGAGCTTATGAAAAAGCTCGGCATGCATAAAAGACTAACAAAGCGTTGA
- a CDS encoding HNH endonuclease signature motif containing protein: protein MFVMLLSTVSLFAKVRLVHHIKLLAKGGTHDESNLQILCISCHEKIYQRKKPS from the coding sequence ATGTTTGTGATGCTGTTGTCGACGGTGAGTCTGTTCGCTAAGGTCAGGCTGGTGCATCACATCAAGTTACTGGCAAAAGGGGGCACCCATGACGAGAGCAACCTGCAGATTCTTTGCATCAGTTGCCATGAGAAGATTTACCAAAGAAAAAAGCCGTCCTAA
- a CDS encoding methyltransferase domain-containing protein, with translation MVKNNGIIDSKVYREGECWDKILSIQTTGKEKIPYMHGDAPYEPTNYKVLKRLADSGYITSGNTLLDYGCGKGRVCFFLSYLIKCKTIGIEYNPTLVSKAYENLSSSVISDNVSIVQEDAANFKVPVTVDRFYFFRPFSLTVFKKTILNIFESYEKSMRQMLIFLYYPATSYIEYLNSRRTLEQLDSIDCNDSMLLKDPYKVISVFQFNSN, from the coding sequence ATGGTCAAGAATAATGGAATAATAGATTCTAAAGTGTATAGAGAAGGGGAATGTTGGGATAAAATCCTTTCTATTCAAACAACTGGGAAGGAGAAAATTCCTTATATGCATGGGGATGCTCCTTATGAACCTACAAATTATAAAGTGTTGAAACGATTGGCTGACAGTGGATATATTACATCTGGAAATACTCTTTTAGATTACGGTTGCGGAAAAGGGCGTGTATGTTTTTTTTTGTCATACTTAATAAAATGTAAGACTATTGGAATCGAGTATAATCCTACCCTTGTGTCTAAAGCTTATGAGAATCTTTCTAGTAGTGTGATATCAGATAATGTATCTATAGTTCAAGAAGACGCTGCTAATTTTAAAGTTCCAGTTACAGTTGATCGTTTTTATTTTTTTAGACCGTTTTCACTAACTGTATTTAAAAAGACAATACTTAATATTTTTGAATCGTATGAGAAAAGTATGCGTCAAATGTTAATATTCTTATATTATCCGGCGACAAGTTATATAGAGTATTTAAATAGTAGACGTACCTTGGAACAGTTGGATAGCATAGATTGCAATGATTCTATGCTTTTAAAAGATCCTTACAAAGTAATTTCAGTGTTCCAATTCAATAGCAATTAA
- a CDS encoding type II toxin-antitoxin system YafQ family toxin yields MTYHVKFTSAYKKGYKRAKKRGLNLQLLDDVVEELRQGHKLDAKYRDHELHGDWAGFRECHIQPDWLLIYLVENDILTLTLVETGTHAELFDE; encoded by the coding sequence ATGACCTACCACGTAAAATTTACCAGTGCCTACAAGAAGGGCTACAAACGAGCCAAGAAGCGTGGCTTAAACCTTCAGCTGCTTGATGACGTTGTCGAGGAACTCCGGCAGGGACATAAACTTGATGCCAAATACCGCGACCATGAACTCCATGGCGATTGGGCCGGTTTTCGTGAGTGCCATATCCAGCCGGATTGGCTTTTGATTTACCTGGTCGAGAACGATATCCTTACTCTGACCCTGGTAGAAACCGGAACCCACGCAGAACTATTCGATGAATAA